The nucleotide window GCATGTCTGCGCGTAAAACGCTTGTTGACCAACTTCGTGCTGAAGTTGAAGCAGAAGGCGGTAGCGTGTTGCTTCTATCTGGTGGTGACATCAACACTGGTGTGCCAGAGTCAGATCTTCAGGATGCAGAACCTGATTTCAAAGGTATGAATAAAATTGGTTACGATGCAATGGCATTGGGTAACCACGAGTTTGATAACTCTTTAGACGTACTACAAAAACAGATCGACTGGGCTAACTTCCCAATGCTATCTGCAAACATCTATGACAAAGCAACAGGTGAACGCAAGTTCCAAGCTTACGAGATGTTTGAAAAGCAAGGTATCAAGATTGCTGTTATCGGTCTAACCACTGAAGATACGGCAAAAATCGGTAACCCTGAATTCATCGCGAGCATTGACTTCCGTGACCCTAAAGAAGAAGCGAAGAAGCTGATCGCTGAACTTAAAGAAACAGAGAAGCCAGATTTAATCTTCGCTGTGACTCACATGGGTCACTACGAAAACGGCCAACGTGGTGTTAACGCACCGGGTGATGTAGCACTTGCTCGTTACCTAAACGAAGGCGACCTAGACATGATCGTTGGTGGTCACTCTCAAGAGCCTGTATGTATGGAAGGCCCTAACGTTGCGAAGAAAAACTTCAAGCCGGGTGATGAATGTAAACCAGACGTACAGAATGGTACTTACATCGTTCAAGCTCACGAGTGGGGCAAGTACGTAGGTCGTGCTGATTACGAATTCCGTAACGGTGAGCTAGAGATGGTGAGCTACGATCTGGTTCCAGTTAACCTTAAGAAGAAAGTTAAGATTGACGGTAAGAAGCAACGTGTTCTTATTCAAGATGAGATCGCACAAGATCCAGAGTTGCTTGAATTCCTACGTCCTTTCCAAGAGCAAGGTCAAGCACAGCTAGAAGTTCAAATTGCTGAGACAAATGGCAAGCTTGAAGGCGATCGTAACGTGGTGCGTTTCCAACAAACTAACCTAGGTCGTTTGATTGCGACTTCTCACATGGAGCGTGCACAAGCAGACTTCGCTGTGATGAACTCTGGTGGCGTTCGTGACTCAATTGAAGCGGGCAATGTCACTTACAAAGATGTACTGAAGGTACAACCTTTTGCAAACATCCTGACTTACACAGACATGACAGGTAAAGAAGTTCTAGATTACCTAAACGTTGTGGCGACGAAACCAATCGATTCTGGTGCTTACGCGCAGTTCGCTGGCATTTCAATGACAGTAGCAAACGGTGAAGTATCGAATGTCTTCATCGGTGGCAAACAGCTTCGTTTAGACGAAACATACCGTTTCACAGTGCCAAGCTTCAACGCGGCTGGTGGCGACGGTTACCCTAAACTGTCAGATCACCCTGGTTACGTGAACACAGGTTTTGTTGATGCTGAAGTACTGAAAGAGTACCTAGAAGCGAACAGCCCAGTTGACGTGAACAAGTACGCACCTTCTGGTCAAATGGTTTACAAGTAATTAAACCCAGTTGCTAGAGTTAATAGGTGCTAAATTAGATTGACTCTAGCACCATGATAAATTTAACTAAAGCGACGCCTCGGCGTCGCTTTTTGTTTATCTATCGTTTGGATTTGTTATGACCCCTGCAATCAATCTCGCCAAGAAAAAGAAAATCGCTCATAGCGTGCATCAATATCACCACGATACGAATAACACGAATTATGGATTAGAGGCTGTCGAAGCGCTTGGTCAAGATCCCAAACGTGTATTTAAAACGCTTTTGTTCTGTTTGAATGGCGTCGCTAAAGATTTAGCTGTTGCCGTTATTCCCGTTGATCAGAAGCTAAACCTGAAGCTTGCGGCAAAAGCGGCAAAAGGCAAAAAAGCAGAGATGGCGAATCCTGATATTGCTCAGAAAACCACGGGTTATGTGGTGGGCGGGATCAGCCCTCTTGGTCAGAAAAAAGCCTTGCCTACCTTTGTTCATTCCAGCGCTACCGATTTTGAAACGATATGCGTGAGTGCAGGGAAGCGCGGGCTAGAAATTGAGCTCGACCCGAAAGACTTAGCGCTACTGACTCGCGGTCAGTTTGCTGATCTATGTTTATAGATTGTCGTCGTCATGATGATAAAACTATCGAATTACATACAAGAACGCCCGCTAGACTAATCTAGCGGGCGTTTTTATATCGAGTGTCTCGTCTTACTGATTCTGACTACTTCTTCAGGCCTAATGTACCACCAACGCGTTTTGCTGCTGGTTTATTTGGTCTGTTTGAATCTTGACTACGGTTTGCTGGCTTACCGCTTCTACGATCGTTATTGTCGCGGTCTGTGCGATTGCGATCCGAGCTGTTTCGATCTGAATTTGAACGCTCTGAACGAGAGTTCGATTTCCAGTTCTCGGTGTTGCCGCCGCTTTCACTATTCGACGAATTACGACCACGCTTTGAGTTTGGCGCATGGCGGAATTCATCCGCGTTATTACCACGGTAAGTGCGAGTACGGTTCTCGTTTTGATTACGGCGCGCTGTTGAAGTTTGGTTTTCTTCACGGCTATCAAAAAGTTTTGCGTCTGTCGCTTTGCGAATGCGTTGACCTTTCGCGTTCATTTTTGATGCATCTTCAGTACTTACAGAGCCTTCACACATCGCTAAAATTTCAGTGATCTCTTCGTCGCTCAGGTAGCGCCATTTCCCGTTAGGAATGCCGTCTAATGAGATGTTCATAATACGAACACGGCGCAGCTTAAATACCTCGTAACCCAATGCTTCACACATACGGCGAATCTGACGGTTAAGGCCTTGCGTTAGTGTGATTCGGAACGAAAATTTGGTTTCTTTCTCGACCTTACATGGCAAGGTAACAGTATCGAGAATATGAACGCCAGCGCCCATTTGCTTCAAGAACTCAGTCGTAATCGGCTTATCTACACGCACTACGTATTCTTTCTCGTGGTTGTTACCTGCACGTAGGATTTTGTTTACGATGTCGCCATCGTTGGTCAAGAAGATAAGACCATCAGAAGGCTTATCTAGACGACCAATAGGGAAAATACGTTTGTGGTGGCCGATAAAGTCGACGATGTTGCCAGGAATATCACGTTCAGTAGTACAGGTGATGCCTGTTGGTTTATTAAGAGCAATGTAGATCGGCTTCTCTTTTGAGCGAACAGGTTTATTGTCGATCTCAACATCATCACCGGGCAAGACTTTAGTACCCATTTCAGGGATCTTACCGTTAATAGTAACTCGGCCTGCATCAATGAGTTTGTCGGCTTCGCGGCGTGAGCAAAAACCAGTTTCACTGATGTATTTATTAAGGCGTTTAGCTTGGGATTCTTGTGACATGATATTCTCTTAGCGTTTCACAACGGAAATATAGATAAACAAAAAGCAACCTTTGGATAGTTGCTTTGAGTTGGGATTCGTTAACTGAGGACAATTTTAGCACTTGGTGTGAGTCTAGGCACGAAATATCGATCTTGATGCAATTCGCTATCAGTGTACTTATCTGTTTCAACCAGTTAACTGGTGCGTTTTTGATGGCGCTCTCTGTTCTCTAGCTTTTTCTCATTACTCTTTCTGAGCATAACGTAGACTGCGCCAGTGCCACCATGAAATTGCTGAGCAGAATGAACACATTGAACGTCGTTAATTTGCGTGAGCCAATTCGCCACGTAGCTTTTCATCATTGCTGGTGGGTTCGAGCGCTCACCTTTACCGTGAACAATGATAACGGTGCGAACATCCATTCTTAAACACTGGCGTAAAAATGAGAGTACTTCGTTACGAGCGTCTTTCAGTGTTTTCCTATGAAGGTCGAGTTTGGCCTGAATAGGGTATTTGCCTAAGCGCAGCTTTTTGTATACGCCTTCTTGTACACCATCTTTCTTGTAAGCAATGACGTCGTCTGGCTTGATCATTGGTGAGTAGTCTAATGATAAGTAGTCTTTCTCGTCGTCAGACAGCCACATAGCGGCTTCACGCTTAGCAAGGTGAGATTCTGTGACTCGGTGTACTTTCTGGTGTTCGGCGGTGTCATGGTTGATACGTTTAACATCGCCCATCATTTCTTGGAATAGATCTAAGTCGTCATCATGAGACATAGTGTGTATCTCAAGTTGGAGAAGGATAGGGTAAGTATACCTAAGTTGAGGCCGGGTTTAAAAATGAAAAAACCGGAGAAGACAATAAGTCTGCTCCGGTGCAAAGCGTTTTTACATCCACCCAAAGAAAATGATACTTAAAAGTAGATGACTTAGGCTGAGCGATTCTAGTGAGGAGATTTTTCAGTCATAACTTTGTAGATGAAGAAGCCTCCATAGAACATCATGAGACCCAGAGCCCCGAATATTACTATCATTGAAGATAGCCCCACTGCATTACCAAATAGGAGTTCTAGCCAAAAGTCCATGTGTATACCTCAAAGTTATATGACATGGCTCAGTGTATTAAGTAGCGTTATCAATTCACTGATCTGGATCAATCCTGTTTCATAAGTTAAATACTTGTTGGTGAGTGTGTGTTTTTCGTCACATTAGCCGTTGGGTTGTACGTCTTTTGTTCGAACGATTCGATATTGTAAAAAAGAGTGAAAAAAGCTCTTGCGCATAAATTCAGAATCCGTATTATACGCTTCATCGACAGGCAATCAGCCAGTTAGATATCTCGGTGAATAGCGCAGCTTGGTAGCGCATCTGGTTTGGGACCAGAGGGTCGGGGGTTCGAATCCCTCTTCACCGACCACATTAAAGAAAGCCGTAGCACTCTTTGTAATAGAAGGGGCTACGGCTTTTTTGCATTTCAGGATAAAGATAATCACTTGGTCAACGGGTTCGCCTGATGTTCAAAACAAGCTCTTCACTGACCGTATTAAAGAAAGCCTGCTCAATGAGCAGGCTTTCGTCGTTTCAGGGTATGGGAAATGGGGTTTGAACCTAAGTGGGGGTCGCCTGATGTTCAAAACAAGCTCTTCAACGCCACATTAAAGAAGCCGTAGACCATTTATTATAGAGAAGGGCTACGACTTTTTTGCATTTGGTATGTGCGTCATTCCCTAGAGTGGCGAAGGAGCGAGTCGGGAATCTCTTGTTGTTCTAAACATCCCGCATAGAGAAAAGGATTGACTCAATAAGTCCGTCCCAAATCTGTTTACTTCACATCACAAGTGATGTTCTTGATTGGTGTCTCTGAAGTAACAAAGCAAACATACGCTTCAACAGGATTATTTGGACCAATTCGAATGTAACCTGCCTGTACTTCATCTTCGTTAAAGGTCACCGAGTGAGAGTTACCCGTCTTGCCATCGTAAAAGCTTGCTTCAAAATTACCATTCATTTGGCTTGCGATACGGTTGCGTGTCGTAGACGTCGTGAAAGTAATATTCGCGCATCGCATGGGTGGCTTTTCAGTAATCAAAAACTGTCCGCTTTCTTTATCTAGCACGCCGCCTTTTGTATCAGGCTGAATGTCGATGGCTTGAAACTGTTCGATGGTACAAGTTTCTTTGGCAAACGCTGCCGTGGGCATCAGGATCGTGAGGGCTAAAGGTAAAGCGAAGAGTACTGGTTTCATGAGAACAACACCGTGTATAAAAAGAGCGAAAGATAATAGCACCGTTATGGTGCTATTAAATGTAATGATTCTGTTATTAAGGAAATGCTTTTATAACGAGAATACAATAAGGTTGAGCATCGTTAGCTTTTTTGGCTAGCCTCAAATTGACACTGAGCCTGTTGGCTTTGTGATTGTTGAGTGACATTAAAACCTTTCTCTTTTAACAACTGCAAAAGGTTACCTTCGCCAACTAGGTGCAAGGCGCCAACCACGATCAAATAATTCCCATTTGAATCGAGTTTCCAATCATTGGCGGATAGCTTGTTTGCCCAGTCGATATTGCGATCAGTTAAGAATGCTTTCTCGAGTTCAAGCGACATCTCAGACAGCTCTGCGAAGGCTTCCAGCTTCGCTAAATCACCCGCTTTCCAGCTTTCGATTAAGCAATGAACCACACGATCAGTTTGGTCAAATTCTTCAAGGCTACTGACTAACCATTCTTTACCGTCGTCCTTTTGTTTTGTCATCAGGTCTATTTGGAACTGTAGGGGCTCTAAACTGATTACCGGAACATCTTGGATCGTTGCTTTGTGAGCTAGTGTCGCATCAACGCCGCCGGCGGAGCCATAACCAAGGTTTTTTAGCTGCTGCATCTGTATGGAAAGAGAAGTCGCCCAAGGCGGTGAGCTAAGCAGTTGTTGCGTCGGCATCTCCAACGATTTTGATATGTCGGTTAATAATTGCAGTTGTTCTTCATTGAGCACATCGGCTGTGGTGAGTTTGTTGTGGGGATATACAACGCCATCAGACTTTCTGATATCCGTTTCGATAACTAACCCATCACTGTTTTTTAGCGCGTCGGTGATCGCTGAAGGAAGTGGGTACATACTCTCGTCCCCAACGTGCACGGAACCTAAGATAGTGAGTGTCAGTTCATCCTTTTTTGCTTGCCAATAAAGGGGCTCGGCGACCGCTTGCCTAGCTGAAAAAGCGAGAACGAATAAAACCATGTATAAGAATGGGCGCAAAGGGAGCTCCTTTAGGAAGTCTTAAACTCGTTAAAATCGATTTTGACGGTGTTTTTTAACGGTTTTTTTTGAGAACGATGTCACGTTGTTTGTACGAAAAGTATAACAACACCAACAAACTCTTAAACCTTTCTCAGTAACAACGACACGATTTTATGAAATCCTTTCAAAAGATTGTGATTCAATTCTCAAATATTACGTCAAAATAAAACTGACGGAACTGTCGATATCGGTAACTTGATGATTTTAATCAGGTTAATTTTATCAATATTTTTTAGATTTGAAGTCGATCACTTTATTAACTTGATTTAATTCACGGCGAAAAATAAGACCATATAGTTTATCTAACTTTTGAAGCGTTCTATTTTGCTTCTAACTCAATTTTTTAAATTTATGGGTGAATACGATGTTGAAGAGAAACTTACTATCTGTAGCAGTACTGGCTGGTTTAACGGGTTGTGCGGTAACACAAGCACCAGAACAAAAGGTGGTGAATGCACTGGCTGATAACCTAGATGTGCAATACGAAATTTTGACGAACCACGGCGCAAACGAAGGCATGGCTTGTCAGGATTTAGGCGCAGAGTGGGCATCATGTAACAAAGTGAACATGACTCTGACCAATGACGGTGAAGCGATCGATTCGAAAGATTGGACTATCTACTTCCACAGTATTCGCCTTATCTTAGATGTTGATAATGAGCAGTTTAAAATCACTCGTGTAACGGGCGACCTACACAAACTAGAACCTACAGATAAGTTCGATGGTTTTGCCGCTGGTGAAGAAGTGATTCTTCCACTAACAAGTGAATACTGGCAACTGTTTGAAACCGACTTTATGCCGGGTGCATTTGTAACGGCGCCAAACGCTGAACCTAAGATGATTGCTTCATTGAATACGGAAGATGTCGCGTCGTTCGTAACAGGTTTGGAAGGAAACAACCTTAAGCGTACACCTGATGACAACAATGTCATGGCAACAGCGGTTACTCGCTTTGAAAAGAATGCTGATCTGGCAACGCAAGATGTATCAACCACTTTACTACCAACGCCAATGTCGGTAGAAGCGGGCGAAGGTTCAGTGAGCATTGCTGGTGGTATTGCCCTACCTAAAGACGCATTCGATGCTGAGCAGTTCGCTGCAATTGAAGAACGTGCAGATGTGGTAAACGTAGATGTGAGTGGCGACCTACCTGTTAGTGTTGCTGTTGTTCCTACTCAGTTTACGGGTGATTTAGCGAAATCTGGCGCTTATGAACTAAGCATCTCGGAAGAGGGGATTGCGATTAAAGCGTTCGATAAAACAGGTGCTTTCTACGCCGTTCAGTCTATTTTTGGCCTAATAGACAGTCAGAATGCTGAATCACTACCACAACTGTCGATCCAAGATGCGCCACGCTTTGATTACCGTGGTGTGATGGTGGATGTTGCTCGAAACTTCCACTCAAAAGATGCCATCCTAGCCACGCTAGATCAAATGGCAGCCTACAAGATGAATAAACTGCACCTTCACTTAACGGATGATGAAGGCTGGCGTTTAGAAATCCCGGGTTTACCAGAGCTAACGGATGTAGGGTCTAATCGTTGTTTTGATTTGGAAGAGCAAAGCTGTTTACTGCCTCAGCTAGGTTCAGGTCCAACAACAGACAACTTTGGCTCTGGTTTCTTTAGTAAAGCGGATTACGTCGAGATCTTAAGTTACGCAAAAGCGCGCAGCATCGAAGTAATTCCAGAAATTGATATGCCAGCACACGCTCGTTCTGCTGTGGTATCAATGGAAGCCCGTTACACTCGCCTAATGGCGGAAGGTAAAGAAGCGGAAGCAAGTGAATACCGCTTGATGGACCCACAAGATACTTCAAACGTGACGACGATTCAGTTCTACGATAAGCACAGCTTCATCAACCCATGTATGGAATCATCGACTCGCTTTGTTGATAAAGTGATTACTGAAATTGCAGCAATGCACAATGAAGCGGGCATGCCGCTAACGACTTGGCACTTTGGTGGCGATGAAGCGAAAAACATCAAGCTAGGCGCAGGCTTTCAAGATGTTGATGCTCAAGACAAAGTGGCATGGAAAGGTAACATTGAGCTAGACAAGCAAGATAAACCATTCCAACAGTCTCCACAATGTCAGTCTTTGATTGCTGATGGTTCAGTGAGTGATTTCGGTCACCTACCTGGCTACTTTGCAAAAGAAGTATCAAAAATTGTTGCAGACAAAGGAATTCCTCACTTCCAAGCTTGGCAAGATGGCTTGAAGTATGTGGAAGAGGGTGAATCTGGCTTCGCTACTGAAACGACTCGCGTTAACTTCTGGGACGTTCTTTACTGGGGCGGCACTTCATCAGTGTACGACTGGTCAGCGAAAGGTTATGACGTAATTGTTTCTAACCCAGATTACGTATATATGGATATGCCATACGAAGTAGATGCAGCAGAACGTGGTTACTACTGGGCTACGCGTGCAACCGATACTCGTAAGATGTTTGGCTTTGCTCCAGAGAACATGCCACAAAATGCAGAAACGTCACTAGACCGTGACGGCAATGGCTTCAGTGGTAAAGGTGAGATTGAAGCGAAACCTTTCTACGGTTTGTCAGCGCAGCTTTGGTCTGAAACTGTACGTACTGACGAGCAGTATGAATACATGGTGTTCCCTCGTGTTCTTGCTGCGGCAGAGCGTGCATGGCACCGAGCAGATTGGGAAAACGACTACAAAGTGGGCGTTGAGTACTCTCAAGCTACTGACTTAGTGAATAAGCAGGCTCTAAACAGCGACTTTAATCGCTTCGCGAATATTGTTGGTCAACGTGAGCTGGCTAAGCTCGAGAAAGCGGGTATTGATTACCGACTACCAGTTCCAGGTGCTCAGGTTGTTGATGGTAAGCTAGCGATGAACGTTCAATTCCCAGGCGTAGAGCTTCAATACTCAGCTGATGGTGAAAACTGGCTGACTTATGATGAGCAGCAACGTCCTTCGGTTTCTGGTGAAACGTATATCCGCTCTATCTCTGAAAGTGGCGAGAAAGTAAGTCGAGTAACTTTGGTAAAATAATCGACAAGCAAAATTAATAGATGAGCTCCCTAGCTTTTATCTGATTCAGATAAGAGTGGGAGCTTTTTTTTCGTCCAAATCAAGTTAGCCACTTCTCTTAAACTGAAACATATAGAAATAGCCTTTATGTATATCGTCAACAATGTCATAAGGTGAGTTCCATCGCAAAAGTGACGCGCTTCTCATTATTCTCTTCGAAAAATAAGTCTCTCATCAAAAACTCTAAATCAGGTGTGATTCAACCAACTAAATCTAATTTCGCATCGTAAAATAATGTGATCCTGATCTGTACGTTTTTTGATCTTGAGTTTTTTATCAATTTTTATATTTTTAAGTGACTGATTTTAATGTGTTAAATAACTTGTTCTTTTTTGATAGTGAGAGAGATCACTCTGCTCATTCTTTTATTTTGAAACGCAAATTAATTCGAGCAACATAGATTTCATGCCAGGGAGGCAACTAACTACTCAAGCGGTGAAGGTGAATGATGTACCGAAGATGTGCCGCTGAAAAAATCAAACTAAGGCAGTTTACTATGAAAAAAATTATCGCTCTAAGTGCACTTTCTCTTGCTTTTGCTTCTAGTGCTTTTGCTGGTTCTTCTTACGTTACAGGTAACGTTCAATTTCACTCTGATTTCGATCCGTCAGCAACCTCTACCCTAGAAGCGGGCCACACATTTGATACTGGTACAACACTACTAACAGAGTTCGATGGCATCTCTCTAGGTAAGTACGACGATGACGCAATCCAAGATAGCGGTCTAGGTAACTCTCCGTACATTACTCTAGGTGTTGAGCAGATGTACAACATCAATGACAACCTATGGGTTGCTGCTGGTTACCACCACCTACTAAATAACGGTGAGACGGTTCAGTACCGTCCGCTAGTTAAGATTGGTTACAACTTCGATAACGGTATTTCTATCAGCAACCGTACTCGTTACCACGCTATGGAAGACAGCAAAGCTGACGACCAAACTCGTTTTGATAACCGTATCGGCTATGCAGTAAACGCTGAGCTAGCTCTAAGCTACAACAACGTATACGTGATGAGCGATGCTGATAATACTATGGACCACGAGCTTCGTGCTACATGGACTCGTCAAGGCGTTCAACCTTACTTTGAGTACCGTAACCAAGCTGACAATGCTAACAACGCATTCGTATTCGGTGCTTCTTACGGCTTCTAAGCCGATTCACTTGGCTGCTTAGTCTATTCGATTATTAGCCGAGTGAGCTTCTTCGCTAAATAGCTTTTTTGTTAAATAGCTTTTTGTTAAATAGCTTCTTAGCCAATTAGCGAGGAGAAATATAGCGGCACTAACAGCCCGGTTGGTGCCGCGACAAGATTTGCTTTACTGTCCAAAAGCAAAGAGCCTAGCAAGTAAACCACAGTCTTGGGTTTACTCATGCTAGGCTCTATTTTTATGACTTCTTTTAATTGCTTGGCGTTGGTCTAGTTAAGCTTTATTTTCCGTTGTAATGACGGTACTCAAACACCTGACCTTCTTCATTAAACGCATACACAGAATACTCGTCTTTCTTATCGCCATATTCCATGCCCGGTGAGCCCATTGGCATACCTGGAACCGCTAAGCCAATCGCATTGCGTGGTGGGTTTTCTAAAAAGGCTTTAACGTCCTCTGCTGGAATGTGCCCTTCAAATACGTAACCGTCGATCTCTGCAGTGTGGCAAGAGGCTAGTTTTTGCGTTACCCCTAACTTCTGCTTTATTGGATTCATATCATCGTGGAGCTTCTCTGTAACATCGAACCCAGCATCTCGCATATGTTCTGTCCATTCTGTGCAGCAGCCACAGTATGGAGACTTATGGTTTAGAACATCAGTCGCGAGAGCTTGTCCTGAAATTGCAGCGAGTGCTGTAAGAGTCATAATTTTACGAATCATGGTTAACCTCATGAATATGGTTTTTGTTGATATTAGAATGTGTGGGTTTGAAAAGTCTTAATCTGTTGGCATTGCTTACTACCGTAATTGACGACATCGCCATCGCAGCGCCTGCAACTACAGGACTAAGCAGAAATCCGAAAAATGGGTAGAGCACACCGGCTGCGATAGGAATACCAAGCGAGTTATAGATGAAGGCACCAAACAGGTTTTGCTTCATATTTCTTACGGTCGCTTGGGACAACTCGATCGCATTGCTTACTGATAATGGCGATGAGTTGAGTAGCGTCATTTGCGCACTTTCAATCGCGACATCACTGCCACTGCCCATTGCGATTCCTATATCTGCTTGAGCAAGAGCTGGTGCATCGTTAATACCGTCTCCGACCATAGCAACACTCTTATATTGCTGTTGAAGCTGAACAATATGCTGAGCTTTCTGCTCTGGAAGCACCTCCGAGATAACCTCGTCGATACCGACACTTTTACCAATCGCTTGAGCAACAAAATCGTTGTCGCCTGTTAATAGCACGGTGTGAATTCCGGCGGATTTTAGTTGAGCAATGGCTTGTTTGCTATCTATTTTTAATGCGTCTGAAATGCCCAATATGCCTTCGAGTTTTTGGTCAATCACAATGAAAATAGGCGTCCACGCTTGCGAGCGGCAAAGTTCGATAAAATCCGCGCCAATCTCAGTATTGATGCCTAACTGGGTTAGGTATTTAAGCGAGCCAACTTGCACGTTCTTGCCGTTAATTGTTGCCTGTACGCCAAGCCCTCGTTGGTTTTCGAACTCGCTATGAGGTAGTGCTGAAACTTGTAGGTTCTCTGCGTATTGGCAAACAGCTTTGGCGAGTGGATGCTCAGATCCCACTTCTACTGAATAAGCATAAGCCAGTAACTCTTGCTCTGTTAGATTAGAGTAAAAGGCCTGTTGAACGGTTGGTTTTCCTTGGGTCAACGTACCTGTTTTATCAAACACAACAGCATCGATCTTGCTGGCAGACTGCAATACATCCGCATCTTTAATAAGAACGCCAAACTCAGCCGCTTTACCTACGCCAACAGTAATCGAAAGTGGTGTGGCTAGGCCTAGCGCACATGGACAAGCGATGATCAGCACTGTGGTTGATACCACTAACATGTAACTGGCACTTGGTTGTGGACCTACAAAAAACCAAATTAAGGCGGCAACCGCTGCGATTGCGACCACAACCGGAACGAAAACGGCTGAGATAGAATCGGCAAGCTTGGCGATTGCTGGTTTACTGCTTTGCGCTTGGCGAACCATTTGAATGATTCGAGCCAACATGGTGCTTGAGCCAATTCCAGTTGCTTCAATGATTAAGCTGCCATCACCATTAATGGTACCTGCTGAAACCCCATCATCGAGCGATTTAACGTTGGGAAGCGGTTCACCAGTCAGCATCGATTCATCGATATAAGATTCGCCAGATACCACAACACCATCAACCGGGACTTTTTCTCCCGGTTTCACTCGTACTTGCATACCGACTTGAATCGCCTCTACGGCGATGGTTTGTTCTTTACCATCGACGATAACCACGGCTTTTTGAGGTTGTAAATTAATCAGTGCCTGCAAAGATTTGGTGGTGCGTGCTTTGGCTTTAGCTTCAATGTAGTGCCCTAAAGAGATAAGGCCGACAATCATTGCACTTGCTTCAAAATAGACATGACGCGATGGTTCTGGGAACCATGATGGAATCAGCACAACCAGCATAGAGTAGAACCATGCTGCGCCCGTACCTAAAGCAACTAACGTATCCATGGTCGCACGCTTATGCATGAGTGATTGCCAAGCGTTAGTGAAGAAGCTGCGTCCTGAAGTGGCTAGCAGTACCAAACAGACGACACCGATTAAGCCCCA belongs to Vibrio splendidus and includes:
- the ushA gene encoding bifunctional UDP-sugar hydrolase/5'-nucleotidase UshA — its product is MKQRLILKTALSAAILATLAGCASQSTQDWNQDETYKLTVLHTNDNHGRFWQNKYGEYGMSARKTLVDQLRAEVEAEGGSVLLLSGGDINTGVPESDLQDAEPDFKGMNKIGYDAMALGNHEFDNSLDVLQKQIDWANFPMLSANIYDKATGERKFQAYEMFEKQGIKIAVIGLTTEDTAKIGNPEFIASIDFRDPKEEAKKLIAELKETEKPDLIFAVTHMGHYENGQRGVNAPGDVALARYLNEGDLDMIVGGHSQEPVCMEGPNVAKKNFKPGDECKPDVQNGTYIVQAHEWGKYVGRADYEFRNGELEMVSYDLVPVNLKKKVKIDGKKQRVLIQDEIAQDPELLEFLRPFQEQGQAQLEVQIAETNGKLEGDRNVVRFQQTNLGRLIATSHMERAQADFAVMNSGGVRDSIEAGNVTYKDVLKVQPFANILTYTDMTGKEVLDYLNVVATKPIDSGAYAQFAGISMTVANGEVSNVFIGGKQLRLDETYRFTVPSFNAAGGDGYPKLSDHPGYVNTGFVDAEVLKEYLEANSPVDVNKYAPSGQMVYK
- a CDS encoding TraB/GumN family protein, encoding MRPFLYMVLFVLAFSARQAVAEPLYWQAKKDELTLTILGSVHVGDESMYPLPSAITDALKNSDGLVIETDIRKSDGVVYPHNKLTTADVLNEEQLQLLTDISKSLEMPTQQLLSSPPWATSLSIQMQQLKNLGYGSAGGVDATLAHKATIQDVPVISLEPLQFQIDLMTKQKDDGKEWLVSSLEEFDQTDRVVHCLIESWKAGDLAKLEAFAELSEMSLELEKAFLTDRNIDWANKLSANDWKLDSNGNYLIVVGALHLVGEGNLLQLLKEKGFNVTQQSQSQQAQCQFEASQKS
- the ybaK gene encoding Cys-tRNA(Pro) deacylase translates to MTPAINLAKKKKIAHSVHQYHHDTNNTNYGLEAVEALGQDPKRVFKTLLFCLNGVAKDLAVAVIPVDQKLNLKLAAKAAKGKKAEMANPDIAQKTTGYVVGGISPLGQKKALPTFVHSSATDFETICVSAGKRGLEIELDPKDLALLTRGQFADLCL
- the rluF gene encoding 23S rRNA pseudouridine(2604) synthase RluF: MSQESQAKRLNKYISETGFCSRREADKLIDAGRVTINGKIPEMGTKVLPGDDVEIDNKPVRSKEKPIYIALNKPTGITCTTERDIPGNIVDFIGHHKRIFPIGRLDKPSDGLIFLTNDGDIVNKILRAGNNHEKEYVVRVDKPITTEFLKQMGAGVHILDTVTLPCKVEKETKFSFRITLTQGLNRQIRRMCEALGYEVFKLRRVRIMNISLDGIPNGKWRYLSDEEITEILAMCEGSVSTEDASKMNAKGQRIRKATDAKLFDSREENQTSTARRNQNENRTRTYRGNNADEFRHAPNSKRGRNSSNSESGGNTENWKSNSRSERSNSDRNSSDRNRTDRDNNDRRSGKPANRSQDSNRPNKPAAKRVGGTLGLKK
- a CDS encoding DUF3149 domain-containing protein, whose amino-acid sequence is MDFWLELLFGNAVGLSSMIVIFGALGLMMFYGGFFIYKVMTEKSPH
- the smrA gene encoding DNA endonuclease SmrA — its product is MSHDDDLDLFQEMMGDVKRINHDTAEHQKVHRVTESHLAKREAAMWLSDDEKDYLSLDYSPMIKPDDVIAYKKDGVQEGVYKKLRLGKYPIQAKLDLHRKTLKDARNEVLSFLRQCLRMDVRTVIIVHGKGERSNPPAMMKSYVANWLTQINDVQCVHSAQQFHGGTGAVYVMLRKSNEKKLENRERHQKRTS